The following DNA comes from Picosynechococcus sp. PCC 7003.
CTAGATTTCTCCATAGGCCCGGTCAATGAGCCGCCGGGCAACGGTTTGGGTGCCAGTGTGTTCGTAATAATTGGTACTGAGATCCAAGAAAGCCGCCACATAATCGAGCTTGTTATCGGAAACTTCCACAAACCCTTGGATGTGATCCATGATTTTTTCGGGGGTTAAACCGCGAGCACTGACGAAGCCGCTCATCCAGCCCTGCATGGAGCTAAAACTACGGTTAATAAAGGCCAATTTCCCCGCCGGATTGCCCCCTGGTAAAAATTCTCCAACGCGGCTAAAGGCCGGATTACTATTGAGTTCTCCCGCCGAAAGGTTGTTTAAGGTTCGGTCAATTTTTTGGAGGAAATCCGGCCCCAGGGGAATTAAGCCATCTACACAAATCAGGGTCGCGATCCGCATCAATTCTTCGCCACTATAGTCGGCGATCGCCTTCATGAAATCCCCCAGACTATCCCCCGGAATCCCGTTAATCTGACAGAAACAGGTGATTTCGGCGACAAGCTTGAGACATAAATCAATGGCCTGGGCCTTATCCGCATTGGGGGTTACTTTCTGCATCAAACCGCCCACCAAGGGAATTTTATCGCCCACCTTATTCGCCAGGGCCGCCGCCGCCAAGGCTTTATCTGCCCGATCAACGGTTTGGTAGATCCACATCGCCCGCTGATAACCTTGGGATTTGTCGCTGTAGAGGACAATGGCGCGATCGCGTACCGCTTGAAGGATTGCCGGATCGGTTTCCCGCGTCACAGCTTTGACCATATTGTCGAAGCCAACAATATTTGTCCATTCCCCAGGCACCACAAAATCCAGACCATTTAAAAGCATGGTCGTGAGATTTTTTTCGGGTAACTGATCCATCAATTCCACAATTGAAGCACTCATGAAAAACCTCCTAATTTAGTCAATATCTGGAAAGATTACGGCTGTGGTTTACGAAAAATTGGCTTTATAAACTCGCTAAACCCTGCAGATTCACCTTAGCGAGCCAGGCCTTGCGCTCATCGGGGCCAAAGCTGGCATCCCGGGACATCACTTTCACTTGATAGCGATCGCCGACTAAAACCGCATGGGTATTTGCCCCCTGGGCCACGAGGGGAAAGCCATTAACGGTTTCTTCGGCCTCGGTAAATTTATTGCGGGCGGCAAGATTATTAGCGGTATCCGAGATGGAAATCTTTGCCATTTCCGTACCGTTGAGGGTTAACTTAATTTCCGCAAAACCTTCTTTTTCTTGAGTAAAGACCCGGTCATAGCCCTCGGTTTTGTCCGCCGGGAAAAATTGATTAAAAGCACTGCCCTTTTGGGGCGTTTGGGCCGTCTCCGTTGCCGGGGCGGTGACTTCAGTATTAGCCCCAGGGTTCGGGTCAGGGGGAGGAACCGGAGCATTGCCGCCACAGGCCGTCAGGAACAGTAGACTCGCCAGGAGAAGGGGGGCGATCGCCCGATAGATAGATTGAACACGCATGGGATGATTGGGAAATTTACGCTCACTTGGTTTCAATTTTGAACGCAAATCCCCAGAATCTCCCGAAAAATTAACAATCTAGCAAGAAAGTTACGCCAAAATGCGGGGTTGACGGCCCTTTTGTCCGGTCATGAGCTTGAGCGCAAACAGACGCAAAGGGCTAAATTTCGCCATGATCACCAAACCCATTCGGCGCACCCAGACCACAGGCCAAATCCGGTTGGAAAAAAGACGGTTAAGGAAATCCGTAAAGCCCAAGATCACGAGATTTTCCCGCTTGCGCCACCGTTCATAGCGTTTCAAAACAGCTAAACTTCCGAGATCCTGTCCCCGTTGCTGGGCTTCGATTAAGGTTTGGGCAAGGGCCGCAGCATCACGGATCCCTAAATTGAGACCTTGACCCCCCACCGGATGGCAGCAATGGGCCGCATCTCCCACTAACGCGAGACGCTGATCCACATAGCGATCACCTTGCATCAGTTGCACCGGAAAAACCTGGCGATCGCCAAGCAATTTCAAGCGGCCTAGCTGGGGGCCTGTGTGTTGTTCTAAATGTTCTAGGAAAACGTCAGGGGGCAATTCCTTGAGGCGTTGGGCTTCAGCATGGGGATTCGTCCAGACAATTTGACAACGATTTTCTGTTAGGGGCAAAACTCCCATCGGCCCTGTGCCCCAGAACCGTTCAAAGGCAACGTCATTGCGGGGGGCTTCATGTTCGACAACGCAGGTGACACAGGATTGCCAATATTTCCAACCCCTCGTTTTAATACCAGCCCCTTGGCGCACGAGGGAGCGTGGCCCGTCGGCTCCAACCACCAAAGCCCCTTGAATGTTTAGATTTCCTTGGGTTTCGCTGGATAATTCTACGATCGCCTGATCGGACTGATAGTGAATGGCAGTGACTTGGGCCGGACAAAACCAACGGATATTATCATAGCCCCGCAGAGAAGCCTGGAGGCTTTCAAGGACGACTTGGTGTTGCCCCGAAAAACCGAGAAAGTCTGTTTTGAGATCTTGGCGGGAGAATTTAACGACACCAGAAAAATTTTCGTCTGACAGTTGAATGTTGCGGTATTTGCCACTGCGGGAGGCGATCGCCTCCCAAACCCCCAACTCCTGAAAAAGCCGTTGGGAAAGCAGGGACATTGCATAGGCCCGCTGCCGTTGGGTCACCACATCAAGGGGTTGTGCTTCCACGATGGCGATCCGCAGATCTGTCTGCTTGAGGCAGGCCGCGAGGGTGACCCCGACAATACCGCCACCGACAATGATCACATCAAACCCAAGGTGAGATTTTTCCATTACTGAGCGCGAGAAATGAGGAACTGCTAGGACGTGGCTTGTCCTAAACAAAAGGTAACATTTTCGCTAGAAAGAAGGCTATGGGGTTATTACCCGTGGCGCAGTTGGCGGCGTACCCGCATTAAGACTTTGCCTAGATAATTGCGCCCACTGCCATCGGCACCACAGCCCCAGTAATAGTCCACCGGGGAATTTTCAATAATTTCTGCGTCCTTCGTCGCCAGCAAAATTTGGGCAATGTCAATGTGGGTTTTGAATTTCGTCCAAACCCCTTGCCACATAATTTCTTGCTTAATGTCTTCCCAGTCGGGGCGTTTTGGGTGCTGGGGATCGCGGCCTAAGGCAGCGGCAATTTCGGGGGTCGGGGCAGCGCGAATTTTGTCGATGAGATCTTGTTGATGGGTGGGGAGAAATTTATGGGCTTGGTAGAAATGCTCAACGGTGGGCCAGTTTAGGGCTTCGCAGTGGATCGGATGCAGGGAAAAATTCGAGAAGCAGCCATAGGGGTCATTCGCCTTATAAAAATAAATTGGCTCGGTGTTTGACTCCATCATGACTCCTCTACACAAGCAAAACCTCAGTCATTATAAATTCTCCTCTGGTTGTCTGGCGCTGGGGGCGATCGCCTGGGCGGGGATCTGCGTCAGGGTTTGCCACTCGCGGCCCGTTTCACCGGTGACCACCCAGAGGATTGAGCGGAGTCCATCACGGATACATTTCATGGTCGTTTCAGGGGGATTATCTGACGGGACAGGTACCGGTTTAATGGCAATGCCGTGGGTGCCGAAAACAATACTAGCCACGAGCTTGGCGCGGTGCATGTGATTTTCAGAAGTAATTAGGTAGACGCTATCGATATCCTCGGCTTTAAATTCGTCTACGAGGCTGGTGAAGTTGGTAACGGTATCTTCGGCTTGGTAATCGAGCTGGAGGCGATCGCCTTCGATTTGATAGTTCGCAAAAATCTGGCGGGCATATTCCGGTGGACTACCGGAGGAAACCCAAACTTTTAGATCCGGATGTTCCTGGGCAAATTGGGCAGCAAACCGCTCCCGTTCTTCGTGGCCCCCGAGGACGAAAATGGCCTTAGCTGGCCGTAAAGCTCCCTGGATACGTTGGTAGGCGATCGCCGCACAGGTTAGGCCAATGAGACCAAAAACAAACCAGCGCCGTCGGCAAAACGTTGCTTGCTGCGGTCGGGGCGATCGCTGTCGCGCCACTTTTCTAGGAGAAATAGCCATGCCAAGGAAAAGAGAGAAAGCAAAACATCGCCAATTTTGACATACTCCCCATCCATAACTCTGTTTGGATGGGGATTCTTTAGATCGCTCTAAAGATTTCCTGCTTCACAGCCAGTTGACTAGAACCCGTTACCGAATCCCCCGCCACCTCGACTCCACAGGCATTTTCTCTATCCCGTTGCCCACGGGAATTGATCACTTGAGCCGCTGCAACGTCACGGGGCTTAGTTGACCCACACGCATGACAATGATGCAATCTGTCACTCAGTGTTTTGCGAACTGCACCGCCGCAATCTGGACATTCCTGGCTACTACCGTTCGGGTTGACTTTGGCGTAATATTTATCACGCTTGAAGCAAACCCAAGGCAGTATTTGATTGGTAAATTGCCCAAATCCGGCATCAAGTGTGTGCTTGCCGAGCATCCCTTTTGCTATGATTCGGAAATCCAAATCCTCAATAAAAATGCTATCAGCCTGATCACAGATTCGATGCGCTAGCTTGAAATGCCAATCTTTGCGAGTATCTGCAATCCGTTGATGCACACGGGCGATTTTCTTTAACAACTTTGCACAGTTAACACTTCCTTTCTGCTTATGCTTTAAGCGACGTTGCAGCAATTTCAGCTTGCGGTGTAACTTAGCAAAGAAGCGTGGGCGTTTAACTTGTGTGCCGTCCGAAGT
Coding sequences within:
- a CDS encoding NADAR family protein codes for the protein MMESNTEPIYFYKANDPYGCFSNFSLHPIHCEALNWPTVEHFYQAHKFLPTHQQDLIDKIRAAPTPEIAAALGRDPQHPKRPDWEDIKQEIMWQGVWTKFKTHIDIAQILLATKDAEIIENSPVDYYWGCGADGSGRNYLGKVLMRVRRQLRHG
- a CDS encoding YdcF family protein, which translates into the protein MAISPRKVARQRSPRPQQATFCRRRWFVFGLIGLTCAAIAYQRIQGALRPAKAIFVLGGHEERERFAAQFAQEHPDLKVWVSSGSPPEYARQIFANYQIEGDRLQLDYQAEDTVTNFTSLVDEFKAEDIDSVYLITSENHMHRAKLVASIVFGTHGIAIKPVPVPSDNPPETTMKCIRDGLRSILWVVTGETGREWQTLTQIPAQAIAPSARQPEENL
- a CDS encoding FAD-dependent hydroxylase, whose amino-acid sequence is MEKSHLGFDVIIVGGGIVGVTLAACLKQTDLRIAIVEAQPLDVVTQRQRAYAMSLLSQRLFQELGVWEAIASRSGKYRNIQLSDENFSGVVKFSRQDLKTDFLGFSGQHQVVLESLQASLRGYDNIRWFCPAQVTAIHYQSDQAIVELSSETQGNLNIQGALVVGADGPRSLVRQGAGIKTRGWKYWQSCVTCVVEHEAPRNDVAFERFWGTGPMGVLPLTENRCQIVWTNPHAEAQRLKELPPDVFLEHLEQHTGPQLGRLKLLGDRQVFPVQLMQGDRYVDQRLALVGDAAHCCHPVGGQGLNLGIRDAAALAQTLIEAQQRGQDLGSLAVLKRYERWRKRENLVILGFTDFLNRLFSNRIWPVVWVRRMGLVIMAKFSPLRLFALKLMTGQKGRQPRILA